The Algoriphagus halophilus sequence AATGTTCTTCCAAGCCAAATACGATCCAAAATCTTTCTATGTCAACTTGATGCTATTCCTGATGATGGGAGTGGTACTGGTACTCTACCTGAATTCCCCTCCGGTGGAGCCGAGAGAAAGAGATTATATTTATGTGGGTAGTTTCTATGCTTTTGCTATCTGGCTGGGAATGGGCGTAATAGGCATTGCCCATGCCATAGGTAAAATGAATAAGAATTTGGCTACCGCTGGGTTGGTTGCCACCCTATTGACAATGCCAATTGTGGGGCTGGTAGCAAGCCAGACTTGGGATGATCACAATAGACAAGGAAGATATTTCTCAGTGGATTCTGCAAGAAATTTCTTGGCATCTTGTGCTCCAAATGCCATTCTGTTTACTGGGGGTGATAATGATACCTTCCCGCTTTGGTATGTACAGGAGGTAGAGGGATTCCGTACGGATGTGAGAGTAATTGTACTCAGCTATTTTGATACGGATTGGTACGTGGAACAAATGACCCGACCGGTCAATGAATCAGAGGCATTACCATTTAGTTTGGATAAAAACAGGTACCAAAAAGGAACCAACGACGTACTTTACGTCACAGGAGACGAAAATCCAAACTCTGCCATATCGGTTAAAGCCTACCTTTCTTTGCTGAATTCCGGAGATCCAAGATTGAATGTCAACACGGGAGGAAAAAGTGTGGTCAACATGGTTCCTTCCAGAAACCTGATTCTGGATGTGGATTCTGCTTCTGTGGCCAATAAAGATATCATTCCAGAAGAGTTCACTCCGTTATTCACTCCTCAAATTAATCTGAGAGTGAAAGGACAGTACCTCACTAAGGGAACTTTGATGTTGATCGATTTGATCACCACCAATAATTGGGAAAGACCAATCTATTTCAATAACACTTCCCTTTCCACGATTGGAATTGACCTGGAAAGCCATGTGGTCAATGAAGGATTGACTTATAGACTCCTTCCTATTCAGAAACCTGACTTCATCAGGGATGAATTAGTCAATGCAGACTTAGCTTACAAAAACTTCATGGAGAAGTTTGCATTTAGGGGAATGGACGATCCTGATGCATACCTGGATGAGGAATATAGAAGGTTTGCTTCCAATCATAGAAGTGCTTTAAACTCTATTGCCATCGCTTTATTGGATCAAAATGAAATGGATAAAGCAGCAAACATCCTAAACTATGGGCTTGAGGTGATGCCTCATGTTGCAATTCCTTACGATCTTTCAAGTGGACAGTCAGTACCCTTGTTCTTTGAAGTAGGCGAAGAAGAAAAAGCCCTAGACATCATAGATAAAGTATCCAAAAAATCGTTGGATATGATTGAATTCTATACCGCAGAAAACCGTGATTATGACCGGGAAATGATGATTTCCGTAGAAATGATCAGGTATTTCATCCCTCTTTTGGAAGAGCGAGGTTACCAAGAAAAAGCGGATGAATTAAAAGCTAGGCTCACCGCCTATATGGGAGCAGAAGCGCTCCCTACCGAGATTGATAGAAGATAAAAAAAGAGGCCCAAGGGCCTCTTTTTATTTT is a genomic window containing:
- a CDS encoding glycosyltransferase family 117 protein, encoding MLKYKQINNLTGWVVFTVAAIVYILTAEETASFWDPGEFIAVSYKLQVPHPPGAPFFLLVYRMFSFLALGDPLEVAYWMNVGSALFSAFTILFLFWSITLFGRRLYKMEEGKESKGQVITLMGAGIVGSLFYTFSDSFWFSAVEAEVYAMSSFFTAIVIWAFLKWDVIKDPRDENKWMIFIAYLVGLSIGVHLLNLVTLPALALIYYFKKYEKPTIKGAILAFLGGGVALVIINNFIIPGLPSLAGSMEIFFVNSLGLPFGSGIIFFAIVFFTALFFAYKYSRSKENATLNTALLSLVFILIGYSSYALIVIRANQDPIINENAPKDIISYVSYLKREQYGYRPLLHGQYFTAKLVDQEEGDPVYMKGEDKYEIVDYGLKNIYEKSKTTILPRVYSTQENHKRIYRQKLGLREGQDPTFGDNLYFMFSHQLGQMYWRYFMWNFSGRESDFSDAPWIGITDALSDKYPDYIKENKGHNNYLMLPLLLGIIGMFFQAKYDPKSFYVNLMLFLMMGVVLVLYLNSPPVEPRERDYIYVGSFYAFAIWLGMGVIGIAHAIGKMNKNLATAGLVATLLTMPIVGLVASQTWDDHNRQGRYFSVDSARNFLASCAPNAILFTGGDNDTFPLWYVQEVEGFRTDVRVIVLSYFDTDWYVEQMTRPVNESEALPFSLDKNRYQKGTNDVLYVTGDENPNSAISVKAYLSLLNSGDPRLNVNTGGKSVVNMVPSRNLILDVDSASVANKDIIPEEFTPLFTPQINLRVKGQYLTKGTLMLIDLITTNNWERPIYFNNTSLSTIGIDLESHVVNEGLTYRLLPIQKPDFIRDELVNADLAYKNFMEKFAFRGMDDPDAYLDEEYRRFASNHRSALNSIAIALLDQNEMDKAANILNYGLEVMPHVAIPYDLSSGQSVPLFFEVGEEEKALDIIDKVSKKSLDMIEFYTAENRDYDREMMISVEMIRYFIPLLEERGYQEKADELKARLTAYMGAEALPTEIDRR